ATTACTTTTTATATTTTGAGTTTGAATACATGGAAATGATACAATATTGAAGAATAGTTTCATAAAAGAATATGCTTATTTCGCTATTTCTTACAAATAGTATAATCAAAGCTATGTTTTCAAGGCCATATAGATCCATGTCCAAAACTTTACTTTTGTAGGAGGAGGGAGTAATTCATTGACTTGAGTACCAAAACAGCAGGGCAGGCCAAttgagcatatatatatatatatatatatatatatatatatatatatatatatatatatatatatatatatatatagcttttTTGGTAACGCCGTCTGTTTCCTTTGTCTCCCTTGTACTTTCATTTTGATAAGAACTAGCATCGGCATCAGTTGAATCACTGTAGCTCTTCACCAATCTTGCCACCTGACATTAACAGAAAATAAATTCGCGCGTTTGTGTGTACACTCATATagagacacacacacacctgtTGTCCTATATGCTGGTGAGCATCCGGAAGATCAGCAACAATCTCCATAATTTTGGCGAGAATCCAGGTGTTGTAGGCGACGTCGGCACGCAAGGCGGCAACGATTCTGTTGATGTCGGCCAGCTTGGAGGTGTTGTAGGCGCCGTTAGCGAGCACCACCGCGGTGAGGTTCAGCGAGATGTCGAGCAAGACCCGGCACAGCTTCTCGGCGATGGCGGTGGCTTGCAGGGCACGGAGCATGGCGTTCTCGCTCTGGCAGTAGGCGACGAGACCCCAGGAGCGCTGCAGGGCCTGCTTCAGAGAGTCGAGCGCGCCACCCACCaacgcgccgccgtcctcctgcATGGTCTTCCGCAGGCCCTCCGCGACGCGGCGCACCGTGGCCACGAGCTCGCCGATCCT
The Panicum virgatum strain AP13 chromosome 6N, P.virgatum_v5, whole genome shotgun sequence genome window above contains:
- the LOC120679985 gene encoding uncharacterized protein LOC120679985, with product MADPVSIVQAVIDLALKIKNGVETARHNRVDCSRIGELVATVRRVAEGLRKTMQEDGGALVGGALDSLKQALQRSWGLVAYCQSENAMLRALQATAIAEKLCRVLLDISLNLTAVVLANGAYNTSKLADINRIVAALRADVAYNTWILAKIMEIVADLPDAHQHIGQQVARLVKSYSDSTDADASSYQNESTRETKETDGVTKKAIYIYIYAQLACPAVLVLKSMNYSLLLQK